CATTGGTCCTTATTCACAAGCCGTCGAGGTGGGCCCCTTCCTGTACACGTCCGGACAGATTCCCCTCACACCAAGAGGAGAATTCGTTGAAGGCGGCATCGACGTACAGGTCAAGCAAGTGTTTGCCAACCTGGACGCCGTGCTGACGGAGGCAAAAGCTGCGCGAAATCAAGTTGTCAAAGCAACCATTTTCATGACCAACCTACAGGACTTCGGTGTCGTGAACACAGCATGCGAGGAGTTCTTCGGAGATCACAAGCCGGCGCGATCGACAGTCCAAGTAGCTGCGTTACCGCGCGGGGCGCAGGTTGAGATCGAACTCGTCGTGTACAAAGGCTAATCGTCGCCGCGGTTGGCTGACTCATTGACGATGAGCCAGGGGGCGATCTCGTTCGTGAGACAGTAAGTCTGTCGCGGGCGGGACGGCCTCGCCGCGGGAGCAGGATGATGCGGCAGGGGCTGGGGTGGCACAGGTTGCGGGTGAGTCGGGAGCTGGGAGCTGGGAGCTGGGAGAGCAAACTTGGCGCCCTGGCGGAGGGGAACTCTATTCCCTTGTCTGACGTAGGCTCCGAGTAAAATTACGGATTACGGAACACCAGGGTCTTACGGCAACTGGTGTCCACCGTAACTACTGTCCATTCCAGCCACCATCGACCACAGAAGGTAATTCCTGGTTATCTGTCCAGATTCCCGCCCGGTTTTCCGCTAATCATTTTACCCGCGAACTTGATATGATAACGGACCACTTTCACGTCACTTCTAGCTGGGTTCAGAAAACGGCCCCTGAGGCGGTAAATTCTGCTATGGTGAATTTTCGACATCTAGTTTTACCGGATAGGCTGAAAAGAGCCCTGCCATCCCGTGTACCGTCTCCGTTCCCCCCACCTCCAACCGTCCCCCACCGAGCCTCCGCCCGGTGCCATACCTGCACTGTTTTGCATCCCCGCCTCCGGTCCCACACTCAATTTCCCTTTCCCTTCCACCTTTCGACAGGATGAACCATAATTCTGAAAAAATTATGACGAAGTCTGCAGGAGAAAATGCGAGAATGTGGAATTGTGTCACAGGGAGAATCGCCCAAATGGGTAGGAATGGGTGGTGACACTAGGGTGCAAATCACAGATGTAAGGCTGCGCAGAGTAACCACAGATGGGCGAATGAAGGCGATTGCGTCCA
This is a stretch of genomic DNA from Alicyclobacillus dauci. It encodes these proteins:
- a CDS encoding Rid family detoxifying hydrolase, whose protein sequence is MNIIHTNQAPAAIGPYSQAVEVGPFLYTSGQIPLTPRGEFVEGGIDVQVKQVFANLDAVLTEAKAARNQVVKATIFMTNLQDFGVVNTACEEFFGDHKPARSTVQVAALPRGAQVEIELVVYKG